The sequence below is a genomic window from Monodelphis domestica isolate mMonDom1 chromosome 2, mMonDom1.pri, whole genome shotgun sequence.
TTGTGTCATGCGTAGTGGAGGTAGCTCCAGTTTTGGAGGTGgctatggtggtggtggtgtaggAGGCTCCAGCTTTGGAAGTCACTCAAGCTATAGTATGTCTGGGGGCTTTAGCAGTGGCTCTAGTGGTGGCTTTGGGGGTGGTGGCATGGGAGGCTTTGGAGGTGGCATGGGGGGCTATGGTGGTAGCATGGGGGGCTATGGTGGTGGAATGGGAGGCTATGGTGGTGCCATGGGAGGTGGTGATGGTGGCCTCTTGAATGGTGGAGAGAAGGCTACTATGCAAAACCTCAATGATAGACTGGCTAGCTACCTGGAAAAGGTGCGTTCCCTGGAGGATAGCAATGCAGATCTGGAGGAAAAGATTAGGAACTGGTATGACAACAATGGTCCCAAAACAATTTATAAGGACTACTCTCACTACTACAAGACCATCAATAACCTCAAGGACCAGGTAGGTGGAAGGTGATTTATCCTCTCCTTTCCTATGCTCACATGTCTCCCTTTGAGGTAAGAAGGAGACCAACATCTCTAAAGCTGAAGGCTCCAGTAGTTGGCTGCCATAGTAGTTTTGTAGAAAGTTGATCACTAGAAGGGCAATGGACTGAATGAGCAGTCTGCTTCTTGAAAGTATGTAGAAAAGGTGGACCTTTCAGGGACCTTCATAGAGGGTGTCTGATGTTTactaattaatcaatcaacaagcatttactcaGCATCTAGTGTGAGTCATGTTCTGTTAGGTGATTGGTTGGTATCAACCCATCAACCCACTATGTATCATTCTCTATTAGGCACTAGTGATACAAAGATGAGAAGAAActtgtctcttccctcaaggagcttacattctattggaggagaCATTTACATAGGTCCATACAATATAGTTCACAAAGCTCAAAGGAAAATGTTGAGGGGTAAAGGAGACTGCATAGCATCTCAGAATCTGAGAAAGAGCTTCCTGGCAAAGATGATTCTTAAGTGGAgtttttgaagaaaatgaaaaggtacaagtgagggagggagtgCCTTCCAGGGATGGGAAAGAGCAGATGCCAAATGCAGGAGTGGGAAGGGGAGTATTGCATgtccctggacctcagttccttcatGTATAAGACAAAGGAGTTGGACTAATTAAATTGTCATCCACCTCTTGATCTATATTCCCAAGCTCCATGACTGTCTTTGTCACTCTGCTTCATACCTGGACTCTAGGAGAAGGGTGTGAGATTGTATTCTGTGGGTTAGAGGATGATCATATTCATCATTGCCTGGAAGCTGATGTGTCAGAAAACTTGAACTTTATCAGCAACAAACCAGAATTTGTCCTTCTACCCCTAATGCCTCACCTCCTCCATTCCATGTGAAAGACCAGAGAAGCCCAATTTGAAGGATTTGGTGCAATCCAAGGAAGGGCTGTTCTCCAAACATGGCTTGGGGTATAGAGCCTAGAGGTTGGGTAGGAAAATgtctcttttatatttctctttccctGTTGTTCCATTTTAGTGTGTAACCTCCTGGCAAGGGGCAATTCCCTATCAACTCCCTCCCATATACCTGTCTGGATCTCATagagttctttctctcctttgttgGATTAGCAGAACCAGACTGATGCACTGGCTTTCTTAGTACTGGGGGCAAAAATGGAACAATTGCAGATGAGAAGAGTCCTGGGGCAAACCCCAGGAAGCTGCTGGTGTTGATTCCTTTGAGCTTTTCCTATGAAGGCAGTAGAAAGAGCCTGGGATGTTGGTCTCTCTTGACTCTTGGTCTATAGATCTGCTAGGGTCCCATTTCCCTCCTTGCACTGAGATATAGTGAGGTAGGCAAGGAAGGGAGGACTCTTaacatttatttctctctctcagatTCTCAATGAAACAATGGAAAACAACAAAGTTATCCTGGATCTTGACAACAGCCGCATGACACTCGAGGACTTCAGGATGAAGTGAGACTCTGGTTTCCCTTTCTCTACCATCAGGGAGCTAGAtgggatagtggatagagtgttggatttggaaataagaagacccaagttcaaatcctacctcagttaCTAAgtgatgaccctgggcaaatcatggaACCTGtttttgtcccagtttcctcatccataaaatggggataatagcacctacatcccaaGGTTTTTGAGAGATTCAAAAGAGATAACATATAATAAGGTGTTTTGTGAAACTTAGAGGACTATGTAAGTTCTAGCTGTgcctcccctttctcttcttgttcttctccccctttctctttgtttttcttcctccctgtcctttgcctttctttatgtTCCTCCaaccatgatttttttcttctgaagcttCTCCttaaaagagtaaaaaagaagCATGCAGACTCCTCTTTTCATGAAGTCTCCTGATCTTTGGAGTGgaagtctctttccttctttcccacctCTAACCTACTCAGTCCTTATTTTACCCATCTTCCCCACCTGTGCTGCAGGTATGAGATGGAGCTGAACCTAAGACAAGGAGTGGAAGCAGATTGCAATGGAATGAGAACTGTCCTGGATGATCTCACCTTGCAAAAGGCTGATCTTGAGATGCAATATGAGACTCTGCAGGATGAACTGCAATCCCTCCAGAAGAACCATGAAGAGGTAGGATGAGCTGGGCTAATCACATTTCCTGGGGATgggcaagaagaagaagaatccaTAGAGCCTGGTCCAGGAAGAACTCAAGAGTCCCAGGACAATGGggtttcattttttctccctccctccaggtTGAGTGTTTGATAAGGTGGGTGGGGAAGGTGACCCTTGAAGGGAGTCTCCTGAGATCTGCCTAGCTAGCAAGGTTGAACATTGGCTCTCTAGCTCTAAGGTCTTTTCTGTTTCTCAGCCTCAGAAATGGAGAAAGTTAAAGTAGCAAGAAAGGGGATTCGGGTCTTTGTCCTTTTCAAACTCCTCAAGCTGCCTCCTGACTATTTCCCTGCTTCTTTCCTGACAGGAGATGAAAGGACTAACTGGGCAGAACACTGGAGATGTCAGTGTGGAGATGAATGCTGCCCCCAGTATGGATCTGACCAAGATCCTGAATGAAATGCGGGAACAGTATGAGCGTGTTGTTGAACAGAACCGCAAGACACTTGAGGATCAATATGAGTCTCAGGTAAATAAATGGTCCAAGATGGGAGAATGAGAAGCCTAGCCTGAGAAAGCTGGGCAGGATTGTGCTTGGGCATTGCTGAGGCTGAAGGAGAGCAGGGCTCCTGAGGCACAGGGAAACTAAGGTTTACTCCTCCCTCACACATCTGGCACATACTCCAAGGGCTTGTTGGTGGGATTGGGGTCCCCAACCTGTGATTTCAGTGGTATAGAGATTCCCTTGTATGGAAACTCTCCATAATTTAGAGTCAGCACCTGACCAAAGGATAGCatggcctggaatcagaaagatctgagtctgtgttttgcctctgacatttactagcttaaTTCACACTTGACACTTGATCATTTACTCTTCTTTCCAACCTGCCATGCTTCCCTCTTATAGCATTTCAAAAATTTGAATCAGGCAAACCAGGGCTCAGAGGAGAGCCTCACTCCTTTTCTCCATTCAGTAGCCTCCCAGGCAGGCCTTAGTTCTTGGAGTGGCTACTCTAGCCCTTGGCACAACCCTGGCCCTGAATCTGATCTCCATTAAGCTTTGGGTTTTTACAGATGACTCAAATAAACCAAGAGGTGACAATCAGCAGCCAACAGATAGAGACCAGCAACAAGGAGCTGATTGAGACTCGACACACTCTCCAGAGCCTGGAGATAGAACTACAGTCTCAGCTCAGCCAGGTAGGTGGTTTTCAGCCCAGCAtctggagggatggagggaagaaggggtgACTAGTCCAATCCCTTGATTGGACTTAGCCAGAGAGCTGGCTAAGCACTTTCATCCTCAAACCAGCCACAAATGGTGCCTTCAGCTCTTGGCTCCATGTCCTGAGATCCCAATGGTCACTGCCCTGACCTCCCAGAGACTCCTCTACCTCTACCTACCCTCCCTCTCCTGTTCAGAGTTCTCTTTCCACTTCCTAGAAAGCTGCCCTGGAGAAGAATCTGGAGGATACAAAGAACCAATATTGTATCCAGCTGGCCCAGATCCAGCAGCAGATTGGTTCAATTGAAGACCAGTTGAATGACATTCGAGCAGAGatggaatgtcagagccaggagTACAATATCCTGCTGGATGTTAAAACAAGGCTAGAGAGGGAAATTGCTA
It includes:
- the LOC100013489 gene encoding keratin, type I cytoskeletal 9-like translates to MSCRQSSSYSSQTRSSGGGGSLKGSGGGSYSMRSSSMSRFGSGGMGGGGRFSSGSSYGRSGGSSGGSCVMRSGGSSSFGGGYGGGGVGGSSFGSHSSYSMSGGFSSGSSGGFGGGGMGGFGGGMGGYGGSMGGYGGGMGGYGGAMGGGDGGLLNGGEKATMQNLNDRLASYLEKVRSLEDSNADLEEKIRNWYDNNGPKTIYKDYSHYYKTINNLKDQILNETMENNKVILDLDNSRMTLEDFRMKYEMELNLRQGVEADCNGMRTVLDDLTLQKADLEMQYETLQDELQSLQKNHEEEMKGLTGQNTGDVSVEMNAAPSMDLTKILNEMREQYERVVEQNRKTLEDQYESQMTQINQEVTISSQQIETSNKELIETRHTLQSLEIELQSQLSQKAALEKNLEDTKNQYCIQLAQIQQQIGSIEDQLNDIRAEMECQSQEYNILLDVKTRLEREIATYRNLLEEGQQDMYKEGSGGSGSGGRGRGGGGRGGSGGKGGNWYGGESGSGGGYGGESGSGGRGGSGHGGGGSGSGGRGGSSGHGGSSGHGGRHDGESGSGGRGGGSSGSGQHSSSSQSGSYQSQGGYDDSEAELLLGSPSRM